A window of the Mucilaginibacter sp. cycad4 genome harbors these coding sequences:
- a CDS encoding AGE family epimerase/isomerase: MTNNTSQSSNAMLKDQLVIFSNELTDELKNILNYWLNYTVDEVNGGFWGKINNDNQITPDAPKGSVLNARILWSFSAAYNQNADDAYLQAAKRAYDYIKAHFVDDEFGGVYWSVDYKGDKLDTKKQVYANAFTIYALSEYYIASKQETVKQEAIGLYHLLVDKSYDKDQTGYLEAFTRNWQQLGDLRLSAKDANEKKTMNTHLHVLEAYTNLYRIWPDDGLKQQLESLINNFFDHFIDAEANHLVLFFDEDWNRRSDTVSYGHDIEATWLLLEAAEVIGNHEMTGKIKDICIAIANATLQGLDTDGGLWYEYEPADDHLIKEKHWWVQAEAMVGFYNTWQISEDDKYLQLVLSNWAFVKDKILDKQNGEWFWGIKADGSIMPGEDKAGLWKCPYHNSRACIEIIKRIKILT, encoded by the coding sequence ATGACAAATAATACATCCCAATCATCAAACGCTATGTTAAAAGATCAGCTTGTCATCTTCAGTAACGAATTAACAGATGAGTTAAAAAACATACTCAACTATTGGCTTAACTATACTGTAGATGAAGTAAACGGTGGTTTTTGGGGCAAGATCAACAATGATAACCAAATTACCCCCGATGCTCCAAAAGGTTCGGTGTTAAACGCGCGCATCCTGTGGAGCTTCTCGGCTGCTTATAATCAAAACGCCGATGACGCTTATTTACAGGCGGCTAAGCGGGCGTATGATTATATCAAAGCTCATTTTGTTGATGATGAATTTGGCGGTGTGTATTGGTCGGTTGATTATAAAGGCGATAAGTTGGATACCAAGAAGCAGGTATATGCCAACGCCTTTACCATTTATGCACTAAGCGAGTACTATATAGCTTCAAAACAGGAAACGGTAAAGCAGGAAGCCATCGGCCTGTATCATCTTTTAGTTGATAAAAGCTACGACAAGGATCAAACAGGCTATCTCGAAGCTTTTACCCGTAATTGGCAGCAGTTGGGTGATCTGCGTTTGAGCGCAAAAGATGCCAATGAAAAAAAGACCATGAACACCCATCTGCATGTACTGGAAGCTTATACCAACCTGTACCGCATCTGGCCCGATGATGGGCTTAAACAGCAGCTCGAAAGCCTGATCAATAACTTTTTTGATCATTTTATTGATGCAGAAGCTAATCACCTTGTGCTGTTTTTTGATGAGGATTGGAACCGCAGATCGGATACCGTTTCATATGGCCACGATATCGAGGCTACCTGGCTTTTGCTTGAAGCGGCGGAAGTTATCGGTAACCATGAAATGACGGGAAAGATCAAGGATATTTGTATCGCGATAGCAAATGCAACATTACAAGGCCTGGATACTGATGGCGGCTTATGGTACGAATATGAACCGGCAGATGATCATCTCATTAAAGAAAAACACTGGTGGGTGCAGGCCGAAGCGATGGTAGGCTTTTACAATACCTGGCAGATAAGCGAGGATGATAAATATCTTCAACTGGTACTTAGCAACTGGGCTTTTGTAAAAGATAAAATATTAGATAAACAAAATGGTGAGTGGTTTTGGGGCATTAAGGCCGATGGCAGTATTATGCCCGGCGAAGACAAAGCAGGGCTTTGGAAATGCCCTTACCACAACAGTCGTGCATGTATTGAAATCATTAAACGGATAAAAATATTGACATGA